A single Macaca fascicularis isolate 582-1 chromosome 13, T2T-MFA8v1.1 DNA region contains:
- the FABP1 gene encoding fatty acid-binding protein, liver, producing the protein MSFSGKYQLQSQENFESFMKAIGLPEELIQKGKDIKSVTEIVQNGKHFKFTITAGSKVIQNEFTVGEESELETMTGEKVKTVVQLEGNNKLVTTFKNIKSVTELNGDIITNTMTLGDIVFKRISKRI; encoded by the exons ATGAGTTTCTCTGGCAAGTACCAACTGCAGAGCCAGGAAAACTTTGAATCCTTCATGAAGGCAATCG GTTTGCCGGAAGAGCTCATCCAGAAGGGGAAGGATATCAAGAGTGTGACGGAAATCGTGCAGAACGGGAAGCACTTCAAGTTCACCATCACCGCCGGGTCCAAAGTGATCCAAAACGAGTTCACGGTGGGGGAGGAAAGTGAGCTGGAGACAATGACAGGGGAGAAAGTCAAG ACAGTGGTTCAGTTGGAAGGTAACAATAAACTGGTGACAACGTTCAAAAACATCAAGTCTGTGACCGAACTCAACGGCGACATAATCACCAAT ACCATGACATTGGGCGACATTGTCTTCAAGAGAATCAGCAAGAGAATTTAA